DNA from Pirellulales bacterium:
GCGCTAAGGCTGCCCCGAAGAGTCTGGAAGGCAATCGCGACTTGGATCTGGCAGTGGCGCGCGGGGCGGCCTACTACGGCCTGGCGAAGCAGGGACGCGGCGTTCGCATCCGCGGCGGCGCGGCTCGATCGTATTACGTCGGCATCGAGACGGCTGGACTGGCAATTCCCGGAGCGGTGCGACCGTTAAGGGCGTTATGCGTCGTGCCGTTCGGCATGGAGGAGGGAACGGAGCTCGACATCCCCGGCAGTGAAATTGGCATTGTGGTCGGCGAGCAAGCCTTTTTTCGTTTCTTCAGTTCGGCGGTTCGCAAGCAAGACAAGCCGGGCGATTTGCTTGCAGCGTGGGGAGTGGACGAACTGTCCGAGACCGATTCGCTCGAAGCAACGCTTCCGCCCGTTGCGGACCTGGAAGATTCGTACGTGCCCGTCCGTTTTCATTCACACATCACCGAGCTCGGCGTATTCGAACTCTGGTGCGTAAGCACGAGTTCAAACCATCGCTGGAAACTGGAATTCAGCGTTCGCGGCAGCGAAGAACAGTGAACGGGAACAGAAAAAGGCCGCGGCGAGAGCATTTCTGGCGATTGCTCCCGTCGCGGCCCATCGGCCACTTTCCTCTTCGTCCCGATCGATCAAACCCGGCTCGTCCTCCGATTGATCTTGCCACCTTAGATATCAATTTCCGTTCCGGTTACTCGTCGCCATCTGCGGTTTGCGCCGCCACGTTCACTTCCGACTTGGCCAATTCCGTGAGCTTTTCGTCGGTTTCCTTTTCTTCTTCGAGCGTTTTCTGCAACAGTTCTTCCGCGTCGCTGTGGCCGAGCAGTTGGGCGAAGGTGCACGCGGTGCCGTAGCCGGCGATTTCGTAGTGTTCAACGCGTTGCGCCGCAGCGATCAAACCGGCGTCTTTGACCTCGGGAGGCGCTTCCTCGTCGATCATGTCCTTGCCCTCTTCAACGAGCCCTTCCATGGCCTTGCATTTGGGTCCGCGATGGCTTTGGCCCAAATCGTCCAAGATTTTCTCGAGCCGTTCGGCGTGGGTCTTGGTTTGTTCGAAATGTTCCTCGAAACCGGCGCGCAGATGTTCGGATGACGCGGCTTTCGCCATCCTCGGCAACGCCTTGATCAATTGTTGTTCTGCGCTATGCAAATCTTTCAGCTCGTGGACGAACAAGTCTTCGAGCGACTTTAGGGCTGGCATGATCCACGCTCCTGGTTGTTACTTTGCCAAGGGAAAAATATCGAACCACCTTAGCCTTCGCGAATGAGCATCGCGACGACAAATCCGATCAAGGCGCCTGCAGCAAAAACCGCGCCGACGGATGTTCCTGGCCGCTTTTGCACAAAATGCTCGGCGTCGGCATATCCGTGACGAGCGCGATCGGCCACCGCCGCGAAACTTTGTTTTGCGCTTGATGCGGCCTGCGAAGCATAATCGCGGACTGTTTCCGCAGCCTGGGCCCCCTTACTCCTGCCATCCGCGAGCAAGCCATCAAGGAATTGCATGATCGATTCTCGCGCTTCGCCCGTGTGGCGCTGAATGTAGCCTGCAAGCGCTTCGACATTTCCTTTGAACTGTTCCAAATCGTTTTGGTTGAGTTGCCCCCACTTGGCGTGCAGGCGGCCGACGATTTCATTCCACGTGCCTTGCAGCATGGGCTTGCTGACCATAATGCTCTCCTCGTGATTCGTTGGGTTGGGAGCGGACGACTAAAGATCTGCCGACTGGGACGGCGATTTCGGAGTCAATTTTGCTTTTGGATTTGCTTTCGGAATGGCCGTCGCAGCCGCTTCCACAGCTTCTTGGTGTGATTCGAAGCGGGCGACCACCTCGAGATCGGCGTCGTTCCAAAGGGCCCAATGGCCATCGACATCGGCCGTAACCAGCCAGTTTCGTTGACGAGAACTGCCGGCCGATTTCGAGGATTCCATTAAGTCGAGGTAACTTGCATATCCAAGCATCTGGGCCAATCGAGCCTGCGCGTCGGTCGATGGGGTCTCGTCATCGGAACGTGCAACACCTGTTTTCGCTTCGCCGGCTTCGTCGACTGCTTGGTGTGCAGCGACATCAACGGCATGCTTTGCCAACTCTGCCGTTCCGGCGCTTTCAATCAACTGTTGGGCTTGGCTGTGGGTTATTTCGGCCGTGTGCTCATGGCTCTCCCAAGCTGGGCCGCCGTTTGGCGAATCAGTTCCGTTGCCGGGCCGGGTAGCATTTGCCGCGGGTCGCGTCGCGTGTCGGTTGTCAATCATTCGAAACCGCCTCACTTTTCATGGCTAGA
Protein-coding regions in this window:
- a CDS encoding ferritin-like domain-containing protein produces the protein MPALKSLEDLFVHELKDLHSAEQQLIKALPRMAKAASSEHLRAGFEEHFEQTKTHAERLEKILDDLGQSHRGPKCKAMEGLVEEGKDMIDEEAPPEVKDAGLIAAAQRVEHYEIAGYGTACTFAQLLGHSDAEELLQKTLEEEKETDEKLTELAKSEVNVAAQTADGDE